The following proteins are encoded in a genomic region of Cataglyphis hispanica isolate Lineage 1 chromosome 9, ULB_Chis1_1.0, whole genome shotgun sequence:
- the LOC126851918 gene encoding piggyBac transposable element-derived protein 4-like, giving the protein MESKSEVNDIISTNGKRKHDGSDSHSDSDFDEIIFPLRNRRRILSDDEKEYINEDCEIDLIPNEWVWKDTENITKIWKYSRTSKINIPFGQSVTVLQMINEILTEDFWQIIVTETNRYASQILRNKTHKLKKYEDNWRDTNLDEIKAYFALCILMSQVKKNSLQSYWSKRSIIETPIFRKIMPFWRFSQLSRFLHFSNNDVEDHNNDRLWKLRSIIDYFNEKFKTIYTPEEDLSLDESLMKYTGRMAYKQYNPSKRARFGVKFYKLCKSKSGYCIQFKIYTGQDINKNADTSASESVTMFMCTTISGYGHTLFLDN; this is encoded by the coding sequence ATGGAAAGCAAAAGTGAAGTTAACGACATTATTTCGacaaatggaaaaagaaaacacgATGGTAGTGATAGTCATAGTGATAGTGACttcgatgaaataatttttccactCCGAAACCGGCGAAGAATTTTATCTGATGACGAGAAAGAATACATAAATGAAGATTGTGAAATTGATCTTATTCCTAATGAATGGGTATGGAAAGATACCgaaaatataactaaaatttggaaatattCACGAacttcgaaaataaatataccttTTGGGCAAAGTGTCACAGTTTTacaaatgataaatgaaatacTAACGGAAGACTTTTGGCAAATTATCGTAACTGAAACGAATCGTTACGCGAGCCAGATACTCCGAAATAAAactcacaaattaaaaaaatatgaagataatTGGAGAGATACAAATCTTGACgaaataaaagcatattttgCTTTATGCATTCTGATGTCGCAAGTGAAGAAAAACAGTCTTCAATCTTATTGGTCGAAAAGAAGTATAATCGAAACTccgatatttcgaaaaataatgcCATTTTGGAGATTTTCCCAGTTATCGCGCTTTTTACACTTTAGTAACAACGATGTTGAAGACCACAATAATGATCGTTTATGGAAATTGAGAAGtataatcgattatttcaatgaaaaatttaagactATTTACACTCCCGAGGAAGATCTATCATTAGACGAATCACTAATGAAATATACAGGCCGTATGGCATATAAACAGTATAACCCATCGAAAAGGGCCCGCTTtggagtaaaattttataaactgtgCAAATCAAAATCTGGATACTGCATTCAATTCAAGATATACACAGGTcaggatataaataaaaatgctgaCACAAGTGCATCGGAAAGTGTTACAATGTTTATGTGCACAACAATATCTGGTTACGGTCACACTCTGTTTCTCgacaattaa